DNA from Deltaproteobacteria bacterium:
CATTATTTTGATCAACATTATCGCGGGTCTCATTATCGGTGTGACGAGGCGTGACATGGAGCTTGGCGACGCGGTCAATCTTTATACTCTTTTGACGATTGGTGACGGTCTGGTTCAACAGATCCCAGCCATTATCATTTCTGTTTCTGCCGGTGTGGTGGTAACCCGCGTGTCTTCTGAAATAGAAGGTTCCAATCTGGGACGCGAAATTATCACCCAGATCACCGCGTATCCGAAAGCGCTGATTATCGCGGCGGTTATTTTAATTGCCTTGGCATTGGTTCCCGGCCTTCCCAAAATTCCGTTTATTATTGTGGCCGCTTTTTTGGGGACGATCTCTTTTCTGCTTATCAAATCGAAACAGAAAATGGTGCAACAAGTAATAGACACGCCCAGAGAAGAGGTGGTCAAGAAGGCGGTCAAAAAACATGGCGACGTTCTTCCTTTTATTATGCCTTCGCCGATTTCACTGGAAGTCGGTTCCGCTCTTATTCCTTTTGTCGATGACAAACAGGATGGCGGGCGCTTCATCAACGAATTGATTCCTCTGTTACGCCACGGACTTTATTACGAACTCGGCGTTAATTTCCCCGGCATTCAAGTGCGCGGGCAGACGGTGGATATGGAACCCGAGGCGTATGTCATCAATATCAACGAAGTGCCGGTCGCCCTCGGGAAAGTCATGCAGGGGTGCATTCTGGTGGGTGAACCCCTCGAACAACTTTCACTCTTTAATGTGACGGGGACGGAAACCATTCATCCCATTGATGGATCCGTGGTGACGTGGATTTCTGCGCAATACAAAGATGTGGCGATTCAGGCGGGGTTCAGAATGTGGGATATCGCGGAATATCTTATTTTGCATCTCTCGCACGCGTTGCGCAAACACGCGCAGGAATTTTTGGGTGTGCAAGAAGTGCAGACAATGCTCTCAGAACTTGAAAAAACACACCCGGCGTTGGTGAAAGAATTGGTTCCCAAAGTCGTCACCCTTTTGCAATTGACTGAAATTTTCCAAAGACTTGTGCAGGAAGATGTGGCGATCCGCGATCTCAAAACCATTTTTTCAACTCTGGCGCAGTGGGGTGAAATTGAGAGAGACACGCTGATGCTGACGGAGCACGTGCGGGCGGGCCTCAAACGATATGTTACGCATAAATACGCGGGCTCCCAAAACACGCTGGCGGTTTATCTTTTGGATCCTGAAGTGGAGGATATGATCAAGAATTCGATTCGCCGGACGGAGAAGGGAAATTATTTGGCGCTGGATCCGGAAATTACGCAGGAATTAATTGAAGCGGTGGGGAAAGAAATCGCGTCGCATCCGTTTCCTCCGGGAGCGCGTCCGCCCGTGATTTTAACAATCGCCGAAATCCGCCGCTATTTCAGAAAAATCATCGAACTCGAATTCCCACAACTCTCTGTTTTGTCCTATCAAGAACTCTCCGAAAACCTACGCATCCAACCCATCGCCCGCGTAACCCTCCCGCAAGAAATGATCCAAAAAGCCGTGGCTTAACTTTATTCCAAAATAAGATTTGCCAATGTGATGATGGCGAAACTTAGGACTACGATACCTAGACCGATCATGCCGATTTCCATGGGTGTGAGATGTTTGGAGACCTGCGCCGGAAGAGGGTAGGCGTTGCCTGCGGCGGGTTGCCATGTGGGAATCTGCTCCAAAATATCTTCTGTTTCTTGCGAAGATTGTTCGGTTGCTTCTCCTTCTTCTTCCGCCGCCTCATCTTCTGTTTTTTGTGGAGCAGGTTTTGTCTGAAATTTGGGAGAGAGCGGCGGGCGTTTTTTAAGAATCTCTTCGCTGATTTCCTTGATATTGATCTCTTGGGGATTTCGAAAAAGAAAAACAATGGTTCCCAGCGCGAGTCGGTCTCCATCGTGCAAATATTCTTCGGTAATCCGTTTATTATTTACATACGATCCGTTTTTGCTTTCCAGATCAACAAGCGCAATGCCCCCCCAACGCTTGACAATCTTGGCGTGAGAGCGGGAGATGACATCTTCGTTAACGGGAAAATCAGATGCCGGATCTCTTCCAATAATCATCTCTTCGGTATCATCGGAGAGAAAAAAGCGTTTTCCCTCGGCACAACCATTCAACACTTCCAGACTCGGAACGGTTTCCTGATCGACCGCGTCGAGTACTTTTTTCAGCAGTTTGATTTCGAGGATGTCAGCATCGGTCACCTCTTCCTCTTCTTTCATCGATTGCTCGAAAAATTCATCAGTCCGGATAAAACGCAGAGTAAAGTTTCCAATGTTTAGCCGATCGTTATTTTTGAGAAGCATTTTTTCGTTTGGTTTGACGACAAGACCATTCAGAAGAGTGCCGTTTCCGCTTCCCAAGTCCGAGAGATAATATTGATGGTCTTCCAGAAAAATTTCGGCGTGATCTCTGGAGACGCTGGCATGTTGCAGAGAGATATCGCTTTCCGGCAATCTGCCGATTTTTACTTTATCGGTCAGTGCAAAGACCTTTTCTTCTTTTTTTCCGATCTCTGTTAAAATTAATTTCGGCATTTTATTTTTTGTTCCTCAACAAACTGTTTTGCGAGCAATTCTTCTGTTGGAAATTTTCCCTGACTGGCTTTCAAAAAATTGCAATATTGTTGTCCCGCCTCTTCCACTTTACCATTTTTTGCCGCAAGCAATCCCAGATTATAATTGGCTCTCGCGTAATCGGGTTGGACCGTCAATGTATACTCCCACTCTTCTTTGGCCTGATCTGTTTTGCCAATTTTTAAATAGCAAACTCCCATATTATAGGTGGCGTCGGCGTAACCCGGGTTAACCTCTTTGGCTTTTTTGAAATAGTCAATTGCTTCCTGAAAAAGCCCCGCGTCCATTTTTAAAACGCCCAGATTAAAAAAAGCCTTCTCGTTTTTCGGATTTTGCTCCACCACTTTTTCAAAAGCCGCCTTGGCTTCATCGGTCTTTTTTTGCTGAAGATAAAAAAGACCCAGTTGAAGTTGGGCATCTTCGATTTTTGGATTGAGTTCGATGGCCTTCTGAAAACAATTCTGTGCTTTGAAGGGATCACCCATTTCCGTGTAAAGATTTCCCAGTGTTTTCCAAGTTTCGGGATTGTTGTTGGCGTTAAGCGCCAGCCGATAACGGATTATAGCGAGATCATATTTTCCCTGCTGACGATACATTTCCGCCAAACGCAGATGAACCAATTCCAGATTGGGATTGAATACGGTGGTCTTCTTAAATTCCGATTCGGCATTCGACCAATATTTCTGTTTCTTCTCTTTGTTGTACATCTCCAGCCAGACCAGACCCAAATTGTAATGGGGGTCTGCCATGAGGGGATCTATCTTCACCGCCCTCTGCGCTTCCTTCAGCGCATCTTGCAGGCGTCCCTGAGTTAGATAAACAGCGGCCAAGTGACTGTGCGGCGAAGCGTAATTTCCGTTGATGCCGATTGCTTTTTGAAAATATTCGGTGGCTTTGTCGT
Protein-coding regions in this window:
- a CDS encoding tetratricopeptide repeat protein, with the translated sequence MFKRTIIFSILTFFIAGTPAFAKKKSILPSEQSVYHNNQGITVLSQGNLEKAIFEFQTAIELAPQFAEPYNNLGLIYKIKGENDKATEYFQKAIGINGNYASPHSHLAAVYLTQGRLQDALKEAQRAVKIDPLMADPHYNLGLVWLEMYNKEKKQKYWSNAESEFKKTTVFNPNLELVHLRLAEMYRQQGKYDLAIIRYRLALNANNNPETWKTLGNLYTEMGDPFKAQNCFQKAIELNPKIEDAQLQLGLFYLQQKKTDEAKAAFEKVVEQNPKNEKAFFNLGVLKMDAGLFQEAIDYFKKAKEVNPGYADATYNMGVCYLKIGKTDQAKEEWEYTLTVQPDYARANYNLGLLAAKNGKVEEAGQQYCNFLKASQGKFPTEELLAKQFVEEQKIKCRN
- a CDS encoding FHA domain-containing protein; translation: MPKLILTEIGKKEEKVFALTDKVKIGRLPESDISLQHASVSRDHAEIFLEDHQYYLSDLGSGNGTLLNGLVVKPNEKMLLKNNDRLNIGNFTLRFIRTDEFFEQSMKEEEEVTDADILEIKLLKKVLDAVDQETVPSLEVLNGCAEGKRFFLSDDTEEMIIGRDPASDFPVNEDVISRSHAKIVKRWGGIALVDLESKNGSYVNNKRITEEYLHDGDRLALGTIVFLFRNPQEINIKEISEEILKKRPPLSPKFQTKPAPQKTEDEAAEEEGEATEQSSQETEDILEQIPTWQPAAGNAYPLPAQVSKHLTPMEIGMIGLGIVVLSFAIITLANLILE
- the sctV gene encoding type III secretion system export apparatus subunit SctV, with the translated sequence MPPPDSSIAQEALPFSGLNTIIAKYSDLMLAGLVIIVMAMIVVPLPKQLLDVLLTINLTMGIVILLVALYISDALRIASFPTILLIATLYRLALNISTTRLILAEGDAGHVIEAFGHFVVRGDPIVGGILFIILTLINFIVITKGAERVSEVAARFTLDAMPGKQMSIDADLRAGIINIEQALERRSHLQRESQLYGAMDGAMKFVKGDAIAGIIIILINIIAGLIIGVTRRDMELGDAVNLYTLLTIGDGLVQQIPAIIISVSAGVVVTRVSSEIEGSNLGREIITQITAYPKALIIAAVILIALALVPGLPKIPFIIVAAFLGTISFLLIKSKQKMVQQVIDTPREEVVKKAVKKHGDVLPFIMPSPISLEVGSALIPFVDDKQDGGRFINELIPLLRHGLYYELGVNFPGIQVRGQTVDMEPEAYVININEVPVALGKVMQGCILVGEPLEQLSLFNVTGTETIHPIDGSVVTWISAQYKDVAIQAGFRMWDIAEYLILHLSHALRKHAQEFLGVQEVQTMLSELEKTHPALVKELVPKVVTLLQLTEIFQRLVQEDVAIRDLKTIFSTLAQWGEIERDTLMLTEHVRAGLKRYVTHKYAGSQNTLAVYLLDPEVEDMIKNSIRRTEKGNYLALDPEITQELIEAVGKEIASHPFPPGARPPVILTIAEIRRYFRKIIELEFPQLSVLSYQELSENLRIQPIARVTLPQEMIQKAVA